One segment of Struthio camelus isolate bStrCam1 chromosome 25, bStrCam1.hap1, whole genome shotgun sequence DNA contains the following:
- the LOC138062162 gene encoding uncharacterized protein, giving the protein MDRAGQGLALRETPQIRRCTTCRFPLPEGITAAAKRLQDPLCCGGFRGLWSSRLPTLGASCQAGNRPLLPEAENRSLSAAVETDPAQEGWREPQRLTSQAPIFISFLEAESFVSSCYCSLLINQVWKQRELSVCSVRSRRARHRWVSFAWGDGGISRPIPVPTSRPGGGPRRQAASKHSSPASVPLRWQFSVVVVALGRRAGPGPGRSPCRISRKGAASEKGCGETLTCDHYCPARTQLTPARGFNSHRQRGNRAPSGFLTADCVSITDQAKKTTAQLLPRLIHGDQHDSSRGQAQSAAFHLNLTLESQHDASWHPHVAPPVLLSHPRPSRARAALSEGSARQGDTEVAE; this is encoded by the exons ATGGACCGAGCGGGGCAGGGGCTTGCGCTGCGGG AGACGCCCCAGATCCGACGCTGCACAACGTGCCGCTTCCCTCTCCCCGAGGGAATAACCGCGGCTGCCAAACGTCTCCAGGACCCACTCTGCTGCGGTGGCTTCAGAGGGCTCTGGTCTTCCCGTCTTCCCACTCTAGGAGCGAGCTGCCAAGCCGGGAATCGCCCTCTGCTCCCGGAAGCGGAGAACCGATCGCTAAGTGCGGCGGTGGAGACAGACCCAGCccaggagggctggagggagccgCAAAGGCTGACCTCACAAGCCCCTATTTTTATTAGTTTCTTGGAAGCAGAGTCTTTTGTAAGCTCTTGCTACTGTTCTTTGTTAATAAACCAGGTCTGGAAACAAAGGGAGCTCAGTGTCTGCTCCGTGCGGTCACGCCGGGCACGGCACAGATGGGTGAGCTTTGCCTGGGGAGATGGAGGAATCTCCCGCCCCATCCCCGTGCCGACCTCCCGGCCTGGCGGGGGACCGCGACGGCAGGCGGCGAGCAAGCACAGCTCCCCGGCTTCGGTGCCGCTTCGCTGGCAGTTCAGTGTTGTCGTTGTAGCGCTGGGCAGGAGGGCTGGCCCCGGGCCAGGCCGCTCTCCTTGCAGGATCTCCAGAAAAGGAGCAGCTTCGGAGAAGGGCTGCGG GGAGACACTAACTTGTGACCACTACTGCCCTGCCAGAACGCAGCTAACACCAGCCAGGGGCTTCAACAGCCACAGACAGCGAGGGAACCGAGCACCCTCTGGCTTTCTGACTGCAGATTGTGTTTCAATAACAGACCAAGCTAAAAAGACCACGGCTCAGCTCTTGCCTAGGCTGATTCATGGTGACCAGCATGACAGCAGCAGAGGACAGGCCCAGAGCGCTGCTTTCCATCTGAACCTCACGCTGGAATCTCAACATGACGCCTCCTGGCATCCCCACGTCGCCCCTCCTGTCCTCCTGTCTCACCCCAGGCCATCGAGGGCTAGGGCAGCTCTCAGCGAGGGATCAGCACGGCAGGGAGACACCGAGGTCGCTGAGTGA
- the PRR15L gene encoding proline-rich protein 15-like protein encodes MAENHSWWKLTFLRKHKSMPKVLYESPDIYASETQEDSGGEGPPDFTTRLEKIVDKNTKGKHVKVSNSGRFKEKKKVRATLAENPNLCAAGEREEK; translated from the coding sequence ATGGCAGAGAACCACAGCTGGTGGAAGCTGACCTTCCTGAGGAAGCACAAATCCATGCCCAAGGTGCTGTACGAGAGCCCGGACATCTACGCCAGCGAGACCCAGGAGGACTCAGGCGGTGAAGGGCCGCCCGACTTCACCACCCGCCTGGAGAAGATCGTGGATAAGAACACCAAGGGCAAACACGTAAAGGTCTCCAACTCGGGCCGCttcaaggagaagaagaaagtgcGGGCCACGCTGGCCGAGAACCCCAACCTCTGCGCGGCCGGTGAGCGGGAGGAGAAATGA